Proteins from a genomic interval of Heterodontus francisci isolate sHetFra1 chromosome 31, sHetFra1.hap1, whole genome shotgun sequence:
- the LOC137346997 gene encoding delta-type opioid receptor-like, which translates to MYGIVRYTKMKTATNIYIFNLALADALATSTLPFQSAKYLMDTWPFGELLCKTVLSIDYYNMFTSIFTLTMMSVDRYIAVCHPVKALDFRTPMNAKIVNVCVWLLSSAIGVPVMVMAVTKPNSKGNVMCTIQFPAPTWYWDNVTKICVFIFAFVIPVLVITICYGLMILRLKSVRLLSGSKEKDRNLRRITRMVLVVVAIFIICWTPIHIFVIVKTLVEIHPSPLVTASWHFCIALGYTNSCLNPVLYAFLDENFKRCFREFCLPLRSRLEQNSFTRARKSTRESVCACTPSEMVNKSV; encoded by the exons ATACACGAAAATGAAGACAGCCACAAACATTTATATCTTCAACCTTGCCCTGGCAGACGCACTCGCCACGAGCACACTGCCATTTCAGAGTGCCAAATATTTGATGGATACGTGGCCCTTCGGGGAGCTCTTGTGCAAAACAGTCCTATCAATTGACTACTACAATATGTTCACCAGCATCTTCACCCTCACCATGATGAGTGTCGATCGTTACATTGCCGTCTGCCACCCTGTTAAGGCGTTAGATTTCCGCACACCCATGAACGCAAAGATCGTCAACGTCTGCGTGTGGCTACTGTCATCTGCCATAGGAGTCCCAGTCATGGTCATGGCTGTCACCAAACCCAACAGTAAAG GTAACGTGATGTGTACCATACAATTTCCAGCGCCCACTTGGTACTGGGATAATGTAACCAAAATCTGTGTCTTCATATTTGCCTTTGTGATACCAGTCCTGGTCATAACCATCTGCTACGGCCTGATGATTCTGCGCCTGAAAAGCGTCCGACTCCTTTCAGGCTCCAAAGAGAAGGACAGAAACCTGCGGAGGATCACACGAATGGTCCTAGTGGTGGTGGCCATCTTTATCATCTGCTGGACACCCATCCACATCTTCGTCATTGTCAAGACCTTAGTGGAGATCCACCCCAGCCCCTTGGTGACCGCCAGCTGGCACTTCTGCATTGCCCTGGGCTACACCAACAGCTGCCTGAACCCTGTGCTCTATGCCTTCCTGGACGAGAACTTCAAGCGGTGTTTCCGGGAGTTCTGCCTGCCCCTACGCTCCAGGCTTGAGCAGAACAGCTTCACCCGAGCCAGGAAGTCAACCAGGGAATCGGTCTGTGCCTGCACTCCCTCCGAGATGGTCAACAAGTCGGTATGA